The proteins below come from a single Arthrobacter sp. zg-Y1171 genomic window:
- the map gene encoding type I methionyl aminopeptidase — protein sequence MPQKLATAPAGHLTPGSVSPRLRVPASIPRPEYVDREAPAPFTGSEVKSAETIEKIRIASRIAAQAIVEVGRHIAPGVTTDELDRIGHQFLLDSNAYPSTLGYRGFPKSLCSSVNEVICHGIPDTTVLQDGDIINIDITAYINGVHGDTNWTFLVGDVDDESRLLVERTQESLRRAIKAVAPGREINVIGRTIESYAKRFGYGVVRDFTGHGVGEAFHTGLIIPHYDAAPAYSRLMEPGMVFTIEPMLTLGTIEWDMWDDNWTVLTKDRKRTAQFEHTLLVTDDGAEVLTLP from the coding sequence ATGCCCCAGAAACTTGCCACTGCACCTGCTGGACACCTGACACCGGGGAGCGTGAGCCCCCGGCTCCGGGTTCCGGCGTCGATCCCCCGCCCCGAATACGTGGACAGGGAAGCACCCGCACCGTTCACCGGGTCCGAGGTCAAGTCCGCGGAAACCATCGAGAAGATCCGGATCGCCAGCCGGATTGCCGCGCAGGCCATCGTTGAGGTCGGCCGGCACATCGCTCCCGGCGTCACCACCGACGAGCTGGACCGGATCGGCCACCAGTTCCTGCTGGACTCCAATGCCTACCCCTCAACGCTGGGCTACCGCGGATTCCCGAAGTCCCTGTGCTCCTCCGTGAACGAGGTCATCTGCCACGGCATTCCGGACACCACGGTGCTGCAGGACGGCGACATCATCAACATCGATATCACCGCCTACATCAACGGCGTCCACGGCGACACCAACTGGACCTTCCTCGTCGGAGACGTCGACGACGAGTCCCGGCTGCTGGTGGAGCGCACCCAGGAATCCCTGCGCCGGGCCATCAAGGCCGTCGCCCCGGGCCGGGAAATCAATGTCATCGGCCGTACCATCGAGTCCTACGCCAAGCGTTTCGGCTACGGTGTTGTCCGTGACTTCACCGGCCACGGCGTCGGCGAAGCCTTCCACACCGGCCTGATCATTCCGCATTACGACGCCGCGCCCGCCTACAGCAGGCTGATGGAACCGGGAATGGTGTTTACGATTGAACCTATGCTCACTCTCGGCACCATCGAGTGGGACATGTGGGATGACAACTGGACAGTCCTCACCAAGGACCGCAAACGCACCGCGCAGTTCGAGCACACCTTGCTCGTCACTGATGACGGCGCCGAAGTTCTGACCCTTCCCTGA
- the panB gene encoding 3-methyl-2-oxobutanoate hydroxymethyltransferase, giving the protein MTSAEQPSPYAANPADPSVPEAPALKKIRISHLQQLKDNGGRFAMLTAYDQYAAGIFDEAGIEVLLVGDSAANNVMGHATTLPITMDEMIVFARSVTAGASHSLVVCDLPFGSYEVSPAQAIESSVRLMKEGLVHAVKMEGGRHYVDHVRAMTAAGIPVMAHVGFTPQAEHALGGYKVQGRGDAGAAVVQDAVALAEAGAFCVLMEMVPADVAAEVDAAVRVPTIGIGAGNATTGQVLVWQDMAGLRGGKQPRFVKAFADLRTELSRAAKEYAAEVRSGSFPGPEHSF; this is encoded by the coding sequence ATGACCAGTGCCGAACAGCCCTCCCCGTACGCCGCCAATCCCGCGGACCCCTCCGTTCCTGAAGCTCCGGCGCTGAAGAAAATCCGCATCTCGCACCTGCAGCAGTTGAAGGACAACGGCGGCCGGTTCGCCATGCTGACCGCTTATGACCAGTACGCCGCCGGGATTTTCGACGAAGCCGGCATCGAGGTGCTGCTGGTGGGCGATTCGGCCGCGAACAACGTGATGGGCCACGCCACCACCCTGCCGATCACCATGGACGAGATGATCGTCTTCGCCCGGTCCGTCACGGCCGGAGCCAGCCACTCGCTGGTGGTCTGCGACCTTCCGTTCGGTTCCTATGAGGTTTCCCCCGCCCAGGCCATCGAGTCTTCGGTGCGGCTCATGAAGGAAGGCCTGGTCCATGCGGTGAAGATGGAAGGCGGGCGGCATTACGTTGACCATGTCCGTGCCATGACGGCGGCAGGCATTCCGGTCATGGCGCATGTGGGCTTCACTCCGCAGGCCGAGCACGCGCTCGGCGGCTACAAGGTGCAGGGCCGCGGCGATGCGGGAGCCGCAGTGGTGCAGGACGCCGTCGCCCTCGCGGAGGCCGGGGCGTTCTGCGTGTTGATGGAAATGGTGCCCGCCGACGTCGCCGCGGAGGTCGACGCCGCGGTGAGGGTACCGACCATCGGGATCGGCGCCGGCAACGCCACCACCGGGCAGGTGCTGGTCTGGCAGGACATGGCCGGCCTGCGCGGCGGGAAGCAGCCGCGTTTCGTCAAGGCGTTCGCGGACCTGCGCACCGAGCTGTCCCGGGCGGCGAAGGAATACGCCGCCGAGGTACGCAGCGGTTCCTTCCCCGGCCCGGAACACAGCTTCTAG
- the ppgK gene encoding polyphosphate--glucose phosphotransferase has protein sequence MAKKHKSDKHVDAVIGIDIGGTGIKGGIVDLSKGKLIGDRFRIPTPQPATPEAVAGVVSQIVEELSSRPGGPGPDVPVGVTFPAIIQHGIARSAANVDKSWIDTDVDTLLTKALGRDVQVMNDADAAGLAEARYGAGREVDGTVLVITLGTGIGSALIYKGMLVPNAELGHLEIDGHDAETKASASARERDGIGWEEYAQRLQRYFSHVEFLFSPDLFVIGGGISKRSEDFLPMLELRTPMVTANLKNNAGIVGAALQAAMHFKYIK, from the coding sequence ATGGCCAAGAAGCATAAGTCCGACAAGCACGTCGACGCCGTCATTGGAATTGATATCGGGGGCACGGGCATCAAGGGCGGCATCGTCGACCTGTCCAAGGGCAAGCTGATTGGCGATCGTTTCCGCATTCCCACCCCGCAGCCTGCTACACCCGAGGCCGTGGCCGGAGTGGTGAGCCAGATCGTCGAGGAGCTGTCCTCCCGTCCCGGCGGCCCCGGCCCGGACGTCCCGGTGGGCGTCACCTTCCCGGCCATCATCCAGCACGGCATTGCCCGTTCCGCGGCAAACGTGGATAAGAGCTGGATAGACACCGACGTCGACACACTGCTCACCAAGGCCCTCGGCCGCGACGTGCAGGTCATGAACGACGCCGACGCAGCGGGACTCGCGGAGGCCCGCTACGGTGCAGGCCGTGAAGTGGACGGCACCGTCCTCGTGATCACCCTGGGCACCGGAATCGGTTCGGCCCTGATCTACAAGGGCATGCTGGTTCCCAACGCCGAGCTCGGCCACCTGGAAATCGACGGGCACGACGCCGAAACGAAGGCCTCCGCCTCCGCCCGGGAACGCGACGGGATCGGCTGGGAAGAGTACGCCCAGCGGCTGCAGCGCTACTTCTCGCACGTTGAGTTCCTCTTCTCCCCCGACCTGTTCGTGATCGGCGGCGGCATCTCCAAGCGCAGCGAGGACTTCCTGCCGATGCTCGAACTGCGGACTCCGATGGTCACGGCCAACCTCAAGAACAACGCCGGCATTGTCGGCGCTGCGCTGCAGGCAGCCATGCACTTCAAATACATCAAGTAG
- the nrdR gene encoding transcriptional regulator NrdR encodes MYCPFCRNADSRVVDSRLADDGSAIRRRRQCPQCGRRFSTVETTSLSVIKRSGVGEPFSRSKVINGVRKACQGRPVSEDDLAMLAQEVEESIRASGVAEIDAHEVGLAILTPLQKLDQVAYLRFASVYQSFDSLEDFETAIEKLRTEARENSGRVPTGAQRPLTAQ; translated from the coding sequence ATGTACTGTCCGTTTTGCCGCAACGCTGATTCCCGCGTCGTGGACAGCCGCCTGGCCGACGACGGCTCTGCGATCCGCCGGCGCCGCCAGTGCCCGCAGTGCGGGCGCCGTTTCTCCACAGTGGAAACCACCAGCCTGAGCGTCATCAAGCGCTCCGGGGTCGGCGAGCCCTTCAGTCGCAGCAAGGTGATCAACGGCGTGCGCAAAGCCTGCCAGGGCCGGCCCGTGAGCGAAGACGACCTCGCCATGCTGGCCCAGGAAGTGGAGGAATCCATCCGGGCCAGCGGAGTAGCGGAGATCGATGCCCACGAGGTGGGGCTGGCCATCCTCACTCCGCTGCAGAAGCTGGACCAGGTGGCGTACCTGCGTTTTGCCAGCGTCTACCAGTCCTTCGACTCCCTCGAGGACTTCGAGACCGCCATCGAGAAGCTGCGGACCGAGGCCCGGGAAAATTCGGGACGAGTCCCGACCGGTGCCCAGCGCCCGCTCACCGCGCAGTAA
- a CDS encoding SPOR domain-containing protein → MADYWFNVVTHEVEEGPQSDWTKLLGPYPTREEAELALQKVQARNKAWDADED, encoded by the coding sequence ATGGCCGATTACTGGTTCAACGTAGTGACCCACGAGGTGGAGGAGGGCCCGCAGTCGGACTGGACAAAGCTGCTGGGACCGTACCCCACCCGCGAGGAAGCCGAGCTCGCGCTGCAGAAGGTGCAGGCACGGAACAAGGCCTGGGACGCCGACGAAGACTAG